The Paracoccus sediminicola genome has a segment encoding these proteins:
- a CDS encoding cytidine deaminase produces the protein MSLLDAAREVRDAAYAPYSRFKVGAAVRGTSGRIYRGCNVENVAYPEGTCAEAGAIAAMVAAGETELTEVAVIAASPSPVPPCGGCRQKLAEFGRGDTPVTLATTDGATLHTTIGELLPGRFDAGHMDGAE, from the coding sequence ATGTCCCTGCTCGACGCCGCCCGCGAGGTTCGCGATGCCGCTTATGCGCCCTATTCCCGTTTCAAGGTCGGCGCTGCCGTGCGCGGGACCTCTGGCCGGATCTATCGCGGCTGCAATGTCGAGAATGTCGCCTATCCGGAAGGCACCTGCGCCGAGGCCGGCGCAATCGCGGCGATGGTGGCCGCAGGCGAGACCGAGCTGACCGAGGTCGCCGTAATCGCGGCTTCTCCCAGCCCGGTGCCGCCCTGCGGGGGCTGCCGGCAGAAGCTCGCCGAATTCGGGCGCGGAGACACGCCGGTGACGCTGGCGACCACCGATGGCGCGACGCTGCACACCACCATCGGCGAATTGCTGCCCGGCCGTTTCGATGCGGGCCATATGGACGGCGCCGAGTGA
- a CDS encoding SPOR domain-containing protein encodes MRFSAWILLALTCALAARAGTIGPAELPPGDFSGAQYIDSKGCVFIRDGTVWTPRLADDGTPYCGFPPTNPDWAAAPVPLDPAAVERDLMMRVVTEEGGQVQLASPETGQPGETAQRKGAAAPDMDARRTGPQRELAPDRSIGARIKRELAVAPAMLSAEVPLRRRDAQICALIGMRPGAGTPSPDDPTGGLCHGTPSRVGMARSGVDAGRLRKDRDAEKPVDHDDKRHAATGADPMPRGTVAKAKRAGSGKPIAGKGSSGTAKSDAQKGEAATPTARPRQPPKSQEEMIPAGARFVQLGRFDAAEAEAVMAALRVLGYPVARERKAEADARRLVLAGPFSSRERLVAALNRLREAGYTSSVAR; translated from the coding sequence ATGCGGTTCTCGGCTTGGATTCTTCTTGCGCTGACATGCGCTTTGGCGGCGCGGGCCGGGACCATCGGCCCGGCGGAACTGCCGCCGGGGGATTTCTCGGGCGCGCAATATATCGACAGCAAAGGCTGTGTCTTCATCCGCGATGGCACGGTCTGGACGCCTCGTCTCGCGGATGACGGCACACCCTATTGCGGCTTTCCGCCGACCAATCCCGATTGGGCTGCCGCGCCTGTGCCGCTCGACCCGGCGGCGGTGGAACGCGACCTGATGATGCGCGTCGTGACAGAGGAGGGCGGGCAGGTGCAACTGGCGTCGCCTGAGACAGGGCAGCCCGGTGAGACCGCTCAGCGCAAAGGGGCCGCCGCGCCGGATATGGATGCGCGCCGCACCGGCCCGCAGCGTGAGCTGGCGCCGGATCGCAGCATCGGCGCACGCATCAAGCGTGAACTGGCAGTCGCCCCGGCGATGCTTTCGGCAGAGGTGCCGCTGCGCCGACGCGATGCGCAGATCTGCGCCCTCATCGGGATGCGGCCCGGTGCCGGCACGCCGAGCCCGGACGACCCGACCGGGGGGTTATGCCATGGCACGCCGTCCCGTGTGGGCATGGCGCGTTCCGGCGTTGACGCAGGGCGGCTCCGCAAGGATAGGGATGCGGAGAAGCCCGTAGATCATGACGACAAGCGGCATGCAGCGACCGGGGCAGATCCCATGCCTCGGGGAACCGTGGCGAAGGCAAAGCGCGCCGGCTCAGGGAAACCGATTGCTGGCAAGGGATCGAGCGGTACAGCCAAATCCGATGCTCAGAAAGGTGAGGCTGCAACCCCGACGGCTCGGCCCAGACAGCCACCCAAATCGCAGGAAGAGATGATCCCGGCCGGTGCCCGCTTCGTTCAGCTTGGCCGTTTCGATGCCGCCGAGGCAGAGGCGGTTATGGCGGCGCTCCGTGTGCTCGGCTATCCGGTCGCCCGCGAGCGCAAGGCCGAAGCCGATGCGCGGCGGCTCGTGCTGGCCGGACCGTTCTCCAGCCGTGAGCGGCTCGTGGCGGCGCTGAACCGGCTGCGCGAGGCGGGCTACACGAGTTCGGTTGCGCGCTGA
- a CDS encoding PepSY domain-containing protein, translated as MKFAAAFASAALLAAPAFAQDEETMSLEEVAAAAMEAAQAAMPDASFESASLDDDEGTDTYEIAGVTSDGTAIEVDVLEDGTVEEIEEEVALEDLPDAVTAAWEENMAGVTPSMIEKSTRDDGATVIYEFEGEQDGQEFDAEVNEDGSNWTMTEDMAG; from the coding sequence ATGAAATTCGCTGCCGCTTTTGCGTCCGCTGCTCTTCTGGCCGCACCCGCCTTTGCTCAGGACGAAGAAACCATGTCGCTGGAGGAGGTCGCCGCCGCCGCGATGGAAGCCGCTCAGGCTGCCATGCCCGATGCCAGCTTCGAATCGGCCTCGCTCGATGACGACGAGGGGACCGATACCTACGAGATCGCCGGCGTCACGTCCGATGGCACCGCCATCGAGGTGGATGTGCTCGAAGACGGCACGGTCGAGGAAATCGAGGAAGAGGTCGCTCTGGAAGACCTGCCGGACGCCGTGACCGCCGCCTGGGAAGAAAACATGGCCGGCGTCACCCCGTCCATGATCGAGAAATCGACACGCGATGACGGCGCGACCGTCATCTATGAGTTCGAGGGCGAACAGGACGGCCAGGAATTCGATGCCGAGGTTAACGAGGACGGCAGCAACTGGACCATGACCGAAGACATGGCCGGCTGA
- a CDS encoding thymidine phosphorylase, with protein sequence MAAADRGTDPRPVIAALRDGQGLDAKGAELIASGLADGGLSDAQAGAFAMAVLTRGLSVAGRTALTRAMRDSGDVMRWDLPGPVVDKHSTGGVGDVVSLVLAPLLAACGVFVPMISGRGLGHTGGTLDKLEAIPGYRCDLSEAEFRKVVGNVGCAIVSASADLAPADRRLYAIRDEAACVESIDLITASILSKKLAAGLDALVLDVKSGSGAFLGGADQAESLAQSLVSTANAAGCRSSALITDMDQPLARAAGNAVEVHAAIACLRGGSSALRDLVLALAAEALRLAGQDDTSQRTTRALDDGTAAEIFGRMVAAQGGPAGLLDAPDSYLQSAPVIRPIPAPEGFVSRIDTTALGQAVIGLGGGRLRAGQGIDHRVGFSDLRRIGEPTEGQLGLVHAASDEAAEGAIASVQAAYALSDAASPAGSLIRAHVAPEAAAAQIDHRR encoded by the coding sequence ATGGCTGCGGCGGATCGCGGCACAGATCCGCGCCCGGTCATCGCTGCGCTGCGCGACGGGCAGGGGCTGGATGCAAAAGGCGCCGAGCTGATCGCCTCCGGGCTGGCCGATGGCGGCCTGTCGGACGCGCAGGCGGGCGCCTTCGCCATGGCGGTGCTGACCCGCGGGCTTTCGGTCGCGGGCCGCACCGCGCTGACCCGCGCCATGCGCGATTCCGGCGATGTGATGCGTTGGGACCTGCCCGGTCCGGTGGTCGACAAACACTCGACCGGCGGGGTGGGCGATGTTGTCTCGCTGGTGCTGGCACCGCTGCTGGCGGCCTGCGGAGTGTTCGTGCCGATGATCTCGGGGCGGGGGCTCGGGCATACCGGCGGAACGCTCGACAAGCTAGAGGCGATCCCGGGCTATCGCTGCGATCTCTCCGAGGCCGAGTTCCGCAAGGTGGTGGGGAATGTCGGATGCGCCATCGTCTCGGCCTCGGCCGATCTCGCCCCGGCCGATCGGCGGCTTTATGCGATCCGCGACGAGGCGGCTTGCGTCGAATCCATCGATCTCATCACTGCCTCAATCCTGTCGAAAAAACTGGCTGCGGGGCTGGATGCGCTTGTGCTGGATGTGAAATCCGGCTCGGGCGCGTTTCTGGGCGGGGCGGATCAGGCGGAAAGCCTCGCCCAGTCATTGGTTTCCACTGCGAATGCGGCGGGGTGCCGAAGCTCGGCGCTGATTACCGATATGGATCAGCCGCTGGCTCGCGCGGCAGGTAATGCGGTCGAGGTTCACGCGGCAATCGCTTGTCTGCGCGGCGGGTCTTCGGCGCTGCGAGACCTGGTTCTGGCGCTTGCGGCAGAGGCGCTGCGGCTGGCAGGGCAGGACGACACGTCACAGCGCACCACCCGCGCCCTCGATGACGGCACCGCGGCAGAGATTTTCGGGCGCATGGTGGCGGCGCAAGGCGGCCCCGCGGGTCTGCTCGACGCGCCTGACAGCTATCTGCAATCCGCCCCGGTGATCCGGCCCATTCCCGCGCCGGAAGGTTTTGTTTCGCGCATCGACACCACTGCGCTCGGACAGGCAGTGATCGGGCTTGGCGGAGGGCGGCTGCGCGCGGGGCAGGGGATCGACCATCGGGTCGGGTTCTCGGATCTGCGGCGGATCGGCGAGCCGACCGAGGGGCAGCTCGGCCTTGTCCATGCCGCTTCGGACGAAGCTGCGGAAGGCGCCATCGCCTCGGTGCAGGCGGCCTACGCGCTTTCTGACGCCGCGTCGCCGGCAGGGTCGCTGATCCGGGCCCATGTTGCACCCGAGGCCGCGGCAGCGCAGATAGATCATCGGCGATAG
- a CDS encoding phosphopentomutase, translating into MTRAFLVVMDSVGIGGAPDAARFFNDGVPDTGANTVLHIAEAQPLRLLHLDRLGLGAALRLASGQEAPGLGAEPVGIWGAATEISPGKDTPSGHWELAGVPVPWDWHYFPDTQPAFPPEIAARVCELAGTDGILGNKHASGTVILDALGAEHLRTGWPICYTSADSVFQIAAHEEAFGLDRLLQLCADLAPMLHEMRVGRVIARPFIGADGDFRRTANRRDYAIAPPSDTILDIAHGAGRPTHAIGKIGDIFSHRGIGRLHKGRSDADLADHLLNLLDEAEPGSLTFANFVEFDSLYGHRRDISGYATHLEWFDGIVGAALDRLQPGDLILFTADHGNDPSWTGTDHTRERVPVLGAGPAPRGIGQVGFSDIGASVMAHLGLPPTGHGTSFL; encoded by the coding sequence ATGACCCGAGCCTTTCTGGTGGTGATGGACAGCGTCGGCATTGGCGGCGCGCCGGACGCGGCGCGGTTCTTCAATGACGGCGTGCCCGATACCGGGGCGAACACCGTGCTGCATATTGCCGAGGCGCAGCCACTGCGCCTGCTGCATCTGGACCGGCTCGGGCTTGGGGCGGCGCTGCGGCTGGCCTCGGGACAGGAGGCGCCGGGGCTTGGTGCAGAGCCGGTCGGAATCTGGGGGGCGGCGACCGAGATTTCGCCGGGCAAGGACACGCCCTCGGGTCACTGGGAACTGGCCGGCGTGCCGGTGCCCTGGGACTGGCATTATTTTCCCGACACCCAACCGGCTTTCCCGCCAGAGATCGCCGCGCGGGTCTGCGAGCTGGCCGGAACCGATGGGATTCTGGGCAACAAGCACGCCTCGGGGACGGTGATTTTGGACGCGCTCGGCGCCGAGCATCTGCGGACCGGCTGGCCGATCTGCTATACCTCGGCCGACAGCGTGTTCCAGATTGCAGCCCATGAAGAGGCTTTCGGGCTGGACCGGCTGCTGCAGCTTTGCGCGGATCTTGCGCCGATGCTGCACGAGATGCGGGTGGGCCGGGTCATTGCGCGGCCCTTTATCGGCGCCGATGGTGATTTCCGCCGCACCGCGAATCGGCGCGACTATGCCATCGCCCCGCCCTCGGACACGATCCTCGATATCGCGCATGGCGCGGGCCGGCCCACCCATGCCATCGGCAAGATCGGAGATATCTTCAGCCATCGCGGCATCGGCAGGCTGCATAAGGGCCGATCCGACGCCGATCTGGCCGATCATCTGCTGAACCTGCTGGACGAGGCAGAGCCCGGCAGCCTGACCTTCGCCAATTTCGTCGAATTCGACAGCCTTTATGGACATCGCCGCGACATATCCGGCTATGCCACCCATCTGGAATGGTTTGACGGCATCGTCGGCGCCGCGCTCGACCGGTTGCAGCCGGGCGATCTGATCCTGTTCACCGCTGATCACGGCAATGACCCGTCCTGGACCGGCACCGATCACACGCGCGAGCGCGTGCCGGTGCTGGGTGCAGGTCCGGCGCCGCGCGGCATCGGACAGGTCGGATTTTCCGATATCGGCGCCAGCGTCATGGCGCATCTGGGGCTGCCGCCGACCGGACATGGCACAAGTTTCCTCTGA
- a CDS encoding adenosine deaminase produces the protein MKELKKIELHLHLEGAAPPGFIRGLAAEKRVDLPAIFDGRGHYDYRDFKEFLKVYEAASSVIRTPQDYARLLREVLQNCADQGAIYAELFVSPEFCGGGDLAAWRDYLAAMTETASEMRSAGIDSRAIVTPIRHFGPERARASAICAAETGSAEGSGWVTGLGMGGAEDVGRAQDFAWSFDCAREAGLGQTCHAGEWGGPQSIRDALSLGVSRIGHGVRATEDPALLNELAQRGITLEVCPGSNIALGIYPDWAAHPIARIADSGVKVTISTDDPPFFHTTLSHEYERLADAFGWGKAEFAALNLNAAEAAFCDDATRARLRENFS, from the coding sequence ATGAAAGAGCTAAAGAAGATTGAACTTCACCTGCATCTCGAAGGTGCCGCGCCCCCCGGTTTCATCCGCGGTCTCGCCGCCGAGAAGCGGGTCGATCTGCCCGCCATCTTCGACGGGCGCGGGCACTATGATTATCGCGATTTCAAGGAATTCCTGAAGGTTTACGAAGCGGCGAGCTCTGTCATCCGCACGCCGCAGGATTACGCCCGGCTGCTGCGGGAAGTGTTGCAGAACTGCGCCGATCAGGGCGCGATCTATGCCGAACTCTTCGTATCTCCAGAATTCTGCGGCGGCGGAGACCTCGCGGCCTGGCGCGACTATCTTGCCGCCATGACCGAAACCGCCAGCGAGATGCGCAGCGCCGGGATAGACAGCCGCGCCATCGTCACTCCGATCCGCCATTTCGGCCCCGAGCGTGCCCGCGCCAGCGCCATCTGTGCCGCCGAAACCGGCAGCGCTGAAGGCTCGGGCTGGGTGACCGGGCTTGGGATGGGCGGTGCCGAGGATGTCGGTCGTGCACAGGATTTCGCCTGGAGCTTCGATTGCGCGCGCGAGGCCGGGCTCGGGCAGACCTGCCATGCCGGGGAATGGGGCGGACCGCAATCCATCCGCGATGCGCTGAGCCTCGGGGTCAGCCGCATCGGCCACGGCGTGCGCGCGACCGAAGACCCAGCATTGCTGAACGAACTCGCGCAGCGGGGCATCACGCTGGAAGTCTGTCCAGGCTCGAATATCGCGCTTGGCATCTATCCCGACTGGGCCGCCCATCCTATCGCGCGGATTGCCGATTCCGGCGTGAAAGTGACTATATCGACCGACGATCCGCCATTTTTCCACACCACGCTCAGCCACGAATATGAACGCCTTGCCGATGCGTTCGGCTGGGGAAAGGCGGAATTTGCGGCGCTGAATCTGAACGCCGCCGAGGCTGCCTTCTGCGACGATGCCACCCGCGCCCGGCTGCGCGAAAACTTCTCGTGA
- a CDS encoding NADP-dependent malic enzyme gives MDEQRQDTARNSALEYHEFPRPGKLEIRATKPLANGRDLSRAYSPGVAEACVEIKANPSDAARYTARGNLVAVVSNGSAVLGLGNIGPLASKPVMEGKAVLFKKFANIDCFDLEIDQTDPEKLAAIVQSLEPSFGAINLEDIKAPDCFIVEKLCREKMNIPVFHDDQHGTAIVVCAAATNALRVVGKKFEDIKIVSTGGGAAGIACLNMLLKLGVRRENVWLCDIEGLVYEGRTTDMNPQKAEFAQPSDLRNLDQVIEGADMFLGLSGPGVLKPEMVAKMTDRPVIFALANPTPEIMPDLAKEVAPDAVIATGRSDFPNQVNNVLCFPFIFRGALDVGATQINDEMQIACIEGIAALARATTAAEAAAAYRGETLTFGPEYLIPKPFDPRLIGVVSTAVAKAAMDSGVAQRPIEDLNAYKRRLDSSVFRSALIMRPVFEAAATSSRRIVFAEGEDERVLRAANAMIEETTDVPILIGRPEVVEKRAERAGLPIRPEKDFQIVNPENDPRYREYWETYHDLMARRGVTPDLARAIMRTNTTAIGAVMVHRGEADSLLCGTFGQYSWHLNYISQILGRGGLEPHGALSMIILEDGPLFIADTQVNNYPSPEEIAQSAIGAARHVRRFGLEPHIALCSHSQFGNLDSDSGRRMRRALEILQEREVDFNFDGEMHIDAALDPEIRQRIFPASRLEGAANVLIFSGTDTASGVRNILKTKADGLEVGPILMGMGNRAHIVTSSITARGLLNMSAIAGTPVAHYE, from the coding sequence ATGGACGAGCAGCGGCAGGACACGGCACGAAATTCCGCATTGGAGTATCACGAATTTCCGCGCCCCGGTAAGCTGGAGATCCGCGCGACCAAGCCGCTCGCCAACGGGCGTGACCTGTCGCGGGCCTATAGTCCGGGCGTCGCCGAGGCCTGTGTCGAGATCAAGGCCAACCCGTCCGACGCGGCGCGCTATACCGCGCGGGGCAATCTGGTGGCGGTGGTGTCGAACGGCTCGGCGGTTCTGGGTCTGGGCAATATCGGCCCGCTGGCCTCGAAACCGGTGATGGAAGGCAAGGCGGTTCTATTCAAGAAATTCGCCAATATCGACTGCTTCGATCTCGAAATCGACCAGACCGACCCGGAGAAACTCGCCGCCATCGTTCAGAGCCTGGAGCCCAGTTTCGGGGCGATCAATCTCGAGGACATCAAGGCGCCGGATTGCTTCATCGTCGAAAAGCTCTGCCGCGAGAAGATGAATATCCCGGTCTTCCACGACGATCAGCACGGCACGGCCATCGTCGTCTGCGCGGCGGCCACGAATGCGCTTCGCGTCGTCGGCAAAAAGTTCGAGGACATCAAGATCGTCTCGACCGGCGGCGGCGCGGCGGGGATTGCCTGTCTGAACATGCTGCTGAAGCTGGGGGTCAGGCGCGAGAATGTCTGGCTCTGCGATATCGAGGGGCTGGTCTATGAGGGCCGGACGACCGACATGAACCCGCAAAAGGCGGAATTCGCGCAGCCCTCGGATCTGCGCAATCTGGACCAGGTGATCGAGGGGGCGGACATGTTCCTGGGCCTGTCCGGGCCGGGCGTGCTGAAGCCCGAAATGGTTGCGAAGATGACCGACCGTCCGGTGATCTTCGCGCTTGCCAACCCCACGCCCGAGATCATGCCCGATCTGGCGAAGGAGGTCGCGCCCGATGCGGTAATCGCCACGGGCCGCAGCGACTTCCCGAACCAGGTCAACAACGTGCTGTGTTTCCCCTTCATTTTCCGGGGCGCGCTCGACGTGGGCGCAACCCAGATCAATGATGAGATGCAGATCGCCTGTATCGAGGGCATCGCAGCACTTGCCCGTGCCACCACAGCCGCCGAGGCCGCCGCCGCCTATCGCGGCGAGACGCTGACCTTCGGGCCGGAATATCTGATCCCGAAGCCCTTCGATCCGCGGCTGATCGGTGTGGTCTCGACCGCCGTTGCGAAAGCGGCGATGGACTCGGGCGTTGCACAGCGCCCGATCGAGGATCTGAACGCCTATAAGCGGCGGCTCGACAGTTCGGTCTTCCGCTCGGCGCTGATCATGCGCCCGGTCTTCGAGGCCGCGGCCACCTCGTCCCGCCGCATCGTCTTCGCCGAGGGCGAGGATGAGCGCGTGCTGCGCGCCGCCAACGCGATGATCGAGGAAACCACCGATGTGCCGATCCTGATCGGGCGTCCCGAGGTGGTCGAGAAACGTGCCGAGCGCGCCGGGCTGCCGATCCGTCCCGAAAAGGATTTCCAGATCGTGAACCCGGAAAACGATCCGCGCTATCGCGAATACTGGGAAACCTATCACGACCTGATGGCGCGGCGCGGCGTGACGCCGGATCTGGCCCGCGCGATCATGCGCACCAACACCACCGCGATCGGCGCGGTGATGGTGCATCGGGGCGAGGCGGACAGCCTGCTCTGCGGCACTTTCGGGCAATATAGCTGGCATCTGAACTATATCAGCCAGATCCTCGGGCGCGGCGGGCTGGAACCGCATGGCGCGCTGTCGATGATCATTCTCGAGGACGGGCCGCTTTTCATCGCCGACACGCAGGTGAACAACTACCCCTCCCCGGAAGAGATCGCCCAATCCGCCATCGGCGCTGCCCGCCATGTGCGCCGCTTCGGGCTCGAGCCGCATATCGCGCTGTGCAGCCACTCGCAATTCGGCAATCTCGACAGCGATTCCGGCCGCCGCATGCGCCGCGCGCTGGAGATCCTGCAAGAGCGCGAGGTCGATTTCAATTTCGACGGCGAGATGCATATCGACGCGGCACTCGACCCCGAGATCCGGCAGCGCATCTTCCCGGCCTCGCGGCTTGAAGGGGCGGCGAATGTGCTGATCTTCTCGGGCACCGATACCGCTTCCGGCGTGCGCAATATCCTCAAGACCAAGGCGGACGGGCTGGAGGTCGGGCCGATCCTGATGGGAATGGGCAACCGCGCCCATATCGTGACCTCATCGATCACCGCGCGGGGACTGCTGAACATGTCAGCCATCGCGGGCACACCGGTCGCGCATTACGAATAG
- the upp gene encoding uracil phosphoribosyltransferase, which produces MSDPHLTVVEHPLVQHKLTIMRDKTTSTGAFRQLLREISLLLAYEVTRELPVTTQRIETPIQPMDAPVLEGKKLALVSILRAGNGLMDGILELIPSARVGFVGLYRDPETLQPVQYYAKLPKGLDARMTIVVDPMLATGNSSAAAIDLIKAEGATNIRFLCLLAAPEGVARMKEAHPDVPIVTAALDERLDDHGYILPGLGDAGDRMFGTK; this is translated from the coding sequence ATGTCTGATCCGCATCTGACCGTCGTCGAGCACCCGCTGGTCCAGCACAAGCTGACCATCATGCGCGACAAGACCACTTCGACCGGCGCGTTCCGCCAGCTCCTGCGCGAGATCAGCCTGCTGCTTGCCTATGAGGTGACGCGCGAACTGCCGGTGACCACGCAGCGTATCGAGACGCCGATCCAGCCGATGGATGCGCCGGTGCTCGAGGGCAAGAAGCTGGCGCTCGTCTCGATCTTGCGGGCGGGGAACGGGCTGATGGACGGAATACTCGAACTGATCCCCTCGGCGCGCGTGGGGTTTGTCGGACTGTATCGCGACCCCGAGACGCTTCAGCCGGTTCAGTATTATGCCAAGCTGCCGAAGGGTCTGGATGCGCGGATGACCATCGTGGTCGATCCGATGCTGGCGACGGGGAATTCTTCGGCGGCGGCGATCGACCTCATCAAGGCCGAGGGGGCCACGAATATCCGGTTTCTCTGCCTTCTGGCCGCGCCGGAGGGGGTGGCGCGGATGAAGGAGGCGCATCCCGATGTGCCGATTGTCACGGCGGCGCTTGACGAACGGCTCGACGATCATGGCTATATCCTGCCGGGGCTGGGCGATGCCGGAGACCGGATGTTCGGCACAAAATAG